Proteins encoded by one window of uncultured Ilyobacter sp.:
- the iolG gene encoding inositol 2-dehydrogenase, whose protein sequence is MRKLKVGIIGAGRIGKVHAESILYHVPEAEVKAISDISMNYVQDVADSLGIPNAYDDYRKILEDPEIDAVLICSSTDTHSPISIEAANAGKHIFCEKPIDYNLERIYKTLDVVEKSGVKYQVGFNRRFDHNYARVNEVIKEGKIGTPQIIKITSRDPKPAPIEYLKGSGGMFFDLAIHDFDMARFQAGSEVEEVYAVGDCLIDPEIGKIGDIDTAVTTLKFENGAIAVIDNSRQAVYGYDQRMEVFGSKGSVEIKNDTATTTIIRNEDSIQSEKPLYFFLERYMGSFVEEIKQFIKAIVDDTGVPVVGFDGLQPVKIAMAATLSVKEKRPVKISEIK, encoded by the coding sequence ATGAGAAAATTAAAGGTGGGTATTATAGGGGCAGGAAGAATAGGGAAAGTCCATGCAGAGAGTATACTTTATCATGTTCCAGAAGCAGAAGTAAAAGCAATTTCAGATATCTCTATGAATTATGTTCAAGATGTCGCTGATTCATTGGGGATACCTAATGCATATGATGATTACAGAAAAATTCTTGAAGACCCAGAAATTGATGCCGTACTTATTTGTTCATCAACAGATACGCATTCGCCTATTTCAATAGAAGCAGCCAATGCTGGTAAGCATATATTCTGTGAAAAACCAATTGATTACAACCTTGAAAGAATATATAAAACTCTTGATGTTGTAGAAAAATCAGGTGTAAAATATCAAGTTGGTTTTAACAGGAGATTTGATCACAACTATGCTAGAGTGAATGAAGTTATTAAAGAAGGTAAAATTGGTACTCCACAAATAATTAAAATTACATCTAGAGATCCTAAACCTGCACCAATAGAGTATCTAAAGGGATCTGGAGGTATGTTTTTTGATCTAGCTATACATGATTTTGATATGGCCAGATTTCAAGCTGGAAGTGAAGTAGAAGAAGTTTATGCGGTTGGAGATTGTTTAATTGATCCGGAAATTGGTAAGATCGGTGATATTGATACTGCTGTTACTACTTTAAAGTTTGAAAATGGTGCCATTGCAGTTATTGATAATAGCAGACAGGCGGTTTATGGCTATGATCAAAGAATGGAAGTGTTCGGATCTAAAGGTTCTGTAGAAATAAAAAATGATACGGCAACAACTACCATAATAAGGAATGAAGATTCTATACAGTCAGAAAAACCTCTTTACTTTTTCTTAGAGAGATATATGGGTTCTTTTGTTGAAGAGATAAAACAATTTATTAAGGCTATTGTTGACGACACTGGGGTTCCTGTTGTTGGTTTTGATGGATTGCAGCCTGTAAAGATAGCTATGGCCGCCACTTTATCTGTGAAAGAAAAGAGACCAGTTAAAATATCTGAGATAAAGTAA
- a CDS encoding DeoR/GlpR family DNA-binding transcription regulator, which yields MFAVQRLEKIMEILYEKEKVQVNNLVKILNVSDVTIRKDLRKLAKDGIAIKTHGGAVLKKVEVVRDKGNTDETTFTNRKKDALAKLAWNYIKNGDTIFLGSGYTCVSMAKQIPDDCNISVITNNIEAIPYLKDKCNTLILIGGEVITHEHNFFTYSSDIGEQLKSYNINKAITSCSGIDLNFGVSFSTEASKKIISAILKNSQIWYLIADSSKFNLVSPYKISDIETPEMIITDTKLEEYENLTNVVKYKKKV from the coding sequence ATGTTTGCAGTACAAAGATTAGAAAAAATTATGGAAATACTTTATGAAAAAGAAAAAGTCCAGGTAAATAATTTAGTCAAAATTTTAAATGTTAGTGATGTAACAATAAGAAAAGATTTAAGAAAATTAGCAAAAGATGGAATCGCTATAAAAACTCATGGTGGTGCTGTCTTGAAAAAAGTTGAGGTAGTACGTGATAAGGGCAACACTGATGAAACAACTTTTACAAATAGAAAAAAAGATGCTCTAGCAAAACTTGCTTGGAATTACATAAAAAATGGTGACACGATCTTCTTAGGATCAGGTTATACCTGTGTTTCAATGGCAAAACAAATCCCAGATGATTGTAATATATCTGTTATCACAAATAATATCGAAGCCATTCCTTACCTAAAGGACAAATGCAATACTTTAATTTTAATTGGTGGAGAAGTTATTACTCATGAGCATAACTTTTTCACATATAGTTCAGATATTGGTGAGCAATTAAAATCGTATAATATAAATAAAGCTATTACAAGCTGCTCAGGGATAGACTTAAATTTTGGTGTTTCATTTAGTACTGAAGCAAGTAAAAAGATTATATCTGCTATTTTAAAAAACTCTCAGATCTGGTACCTGATTGCAGACAGTTCCAAATTCAATCTTGTATCTCCGTATAAAATTTCTGATATTGAAACTCCAGAGATGATTATTACAGATACTAAGCTTGAAGAATATGAAAATTTAACTAATGTCGTAAAATATAAGAAAAAAGTATAG